A window of Elgaria multicarinata webbii isolate HBS135686 ecotype San Diego chromosome 2, rElgMul1.1.pri, whole genome shotgun sequence contains these coding sequences:
- the SSTR1 gene encoding somatostatin receptor type 1: MDSAAGGRNSSGSTGPNGTVSGGGGAGGGSESQGGSAILISFIYSVVCLVGLCGNSMVIYVILRYAKMKTATNIYILNLAIADELLMLSVPFLVTSTLLHHWPFGSLLCRLVLSVDAVNMFTSIYCLTVLSVDRYIAVVHPIKASRYRRPTVAKMVNLAVWGLAILIILPIIIFSNTEANTDGTMACNMMMPEPKQKWLVVFVVYTFLMGFLLPVVAISLCYILIIAKMRMVALKAGWQQRKRSERKITLMVMMVVMVFVICWMPFYIVQLVNLFVEPDDATISQLSVILGYANSCANPILYGFLSDNFKRSFQRLLCLSWMDNATEEPVDYYATALKSRAYSVEDFPPDNFGEPGGMYRNGTCTSRITTL, encoded by the coding sequence ATGGACTCGGCGGCGGGTGGCAGGAACTCCTCCGGCTCCACCGGCCCCAACGGCACggtgagcggcggcggcggcgctggcgGCGGCAGTGAGTCGCAGGGCGGCAGCGCCATCCTCATCTCCTTCATCTACTCGGTGGTGTGCCTGGTGGGGCTGTGTGGCAACTCCATGGTCATCTACGTGATCCTGCGCTACGCCAAGATGAAGACGGCCACCAACATCTACATCCTCAACTTGGCCATCGCCGACGAGCTGCTGATGCTGAGCGTGCCCTTCCTGGTCACCTCCACGCTGCTGCACCACTGGCCCTTCGGGTCGCTGCTGTGTCGCCTGGTGCTGAGCGTGGACGCCGTCAACATGTTCACCAGCATCTACTGCCTGACCGTGCTCAGCGTGGACCGCTACATCGCGGTGGTGCACCCCATCAAGGCGTCGCGCTACCGCCGGCCCACCGTGGCCAAGATGGTCAACCTGGCCGTCTGGGGGCTGGCCATCCTCATCATCTTGCCCATCATCATCTTCTCCAACACCGAGGCCAACACAGACGGCACGATGGCCTGCAACATGATGATGCCCGAGCCCAAGCAGAAGTGGCTGGTGGTCTTCGTGGTCTACACCTTCCTCATGGGCTTCTTGCTGCCCGTGGTGGCCATCAGCCTCTGCTACATCCTCATCATCGCCAAGATGCGCATGGTGGCGCTCAAGGCCGGCTGGCAGCAGCGCAAGCGCTCGGAGAGGAAGATCACGCTCATGGTCATGATGGTGGTCATGGTCTTCGTCATCTGCTGGATGCCCTTCTACATCGTGCAGCTGGTCAACCTCTTCGTGGAGCCCGACGACGCCACCATCAGCCAGCTCTCGGTCATCCTGGGCTACGCCAACAGCTGCGCCAACCCCATCCTCTACGGCTTCCTTTCGGACAACTTCAAGCGCTCCTTCCAGAGGCTGCTCTGCCTCAGCTGGATGGACAACGCCACCGAGGAGCCCGTCGACTACTACGCCACCGCCCTCAAGAGCAGGGCGTACAGCGTGGAGGACTTCCCCCCGGACAACTTCGGCGAGCCCGGCGGCATGTACAGGAACGGGACGTGCACCTCCCGGATTACAACGCTCTGA